CTATCGCGGCGAGAAGAAGATCGCCGCCCTCCTGTTGGGTGCGGCGGTCCTCTCCTATCGCTGGAGCGTCGTCGGAGCCATCGCCGAAGTGCTCATCCGAGTCTATCAGCGCGTTCGATAGCCAGCAAAACCCGTAACCGTTCTTTCCCGTGAATCACTCCTTCGAGAACGTTCGTCGAACGTCGATGGCCTCGCTTACGCGCCGGCTTTTTCGAGTGCGCTCTCGATATCCTCGCGCTGGGTGACGCCGATGAACCGCTCGACGACACCGTCGTCGTTCTCGACGACGAGCGTGGGAATCGACCGTACTTGGTACTCGTTGGCGATCTCCTGCTCCTCGTCGACGTCGATCTTCTCGAACTCGACACCGCCGTCCATGTCCGCCTCGATCTCTTCGAGGATGGGGTCTTGGGTCTTGCAGGGACCGCACCAGTCCGCGTAAAAGTCTTTCAGTCGGACACTCATGTTCCGGGCATGAGTTGGCGCGTGTCGCTGATAAGGGTTTCCCACCCCCGCCTCGGCACGGCGCGACGAAAGGTTTAGGCCCGCAGCCATCCCAGTCGCGGTATGAGCAGCGGTGAGAACTCCGGCGGGCTGATGTCGAGTGCCGGGCTGGTCAGATACTTCGATGCCGAGGACCAAAACGCCATCCGCATCGACCCGAAGACGGTGGTCGCCTTCGGCGTCGCGTTCGGCATCCTGATCATGGTGCTCCGTATCGGGCTGTAACGCGGTGTTTTTTCGGGTGGGCTGCATAGCACCCGCATGAGTCTCACGGCCGGTGTGGTCGCCGTGCAGGGTGATTTCCGGGAGCACGCGGCGGCCATCGAGCGGGCGGCCCGTGCCCACGGCGAGCGCGCCGACCCGGTCGAGATCCGCTCGTCGGGGACGATTCCCGATTGCGATCTCCTGCTCTTGCCGGGCGGCGAATCGACGGCCATCTCGAATCACCTCCAGCGCGAAGGTCTCGCCGACGAGATCGTCGCCCACGTCGCCGAGGGAAAACCGCTGCTTGCGACCTGTGCCGGTCTCATCGTCGCCTGTGCGGACGCCGGCGACGAGCGTGTCGAGCACCTGAACCTCATCGACGCCGTCGTGGAACGCAACGCCTTTGGCCGCCAGCGCGACAGCTTCGAGACCGAACTCGGCGTCACGGGTCTCGACGAACCCTTCCCGGCAGTGTTCATCCGCGCGCCGCGCATCGGCGAGACGGGTGACTGTGAAGTGCTCGCGTCCTTCGACGGCCACCCTGTTGCGGTGCGCGACGGTCCCGTGATCGGCACCGCGTTCCATCCCGAACTCACCGACGACGCGCGGATTCACGGACTCGCCTTCTTCGAATCTCCGGATGGGTAGTGCCAGAGTTTTTCATCGCGCACGCCCTTCGAGAGCTATGAACGCCCACATCGACGCCGTCCGCATCGCGGGCACGCCCTCCGGTCCCGTCCCGGTCGTTCTCCTCTCCGTGGACGGTGAGACCGACTACCTACCGATCTTCATCGGCTTCGACGAGGCCTCGGCCATCGCCCGCGGGATGGACGCCGTCGACATCGGTCGGCCGCTCACCCACGACCTCCTGCTCGACGTAGTTGAGGAACTCGGCGGCCGGGTCGACAGCGTGGTCGTCGATGCCATCGAGGAGGGCGAGGGCGGTGGGACCTACACCGCCGACCTCCACGTCGAGACGCCCCGCGGCAAGCGTGTCATCGACGCGCGCCCGAGCGACTCGCTCGCGCTTGCCGCCCGCACGAACGCCCCGATCGACGTCGACCCCGGAGTGTTCGAGGAGGGCCGCCGCGAGCGCGAGACGTTCGAGGAACTCGACGACATCCGCGAGGTGGCCGACCTGTGAGCGATCGTGCTCAAGGGAGTTCGGCGAGCGTACTCGACGACCTCGCGGCGGTCATCGACCAGCGCCGCGAGGACCTGCCCGACGGCTCGTACACGGCGTCGTTGTTCACCCACGAGAAGGGCGTGAATCGCGTACTCGAAAAGATCGGCGAGGAAAGTACCGAAGTCGTGCTCGCGGCGAAAGACGACGACCACGAGGCGCTCGTCGCCGAGAGCGCCGACCTCGTCTACCATCTGCTCGTGCTGCTTTCGATGCAGGGCGTGAGCCTCGACGAACTCCGCGCGGAGTTGCGCGAACGGCGTTAGAGCAGTCCGCCGAGCGCGCCGCCGAGCGCGCTTTCGAGGCCCGAAACGATAGCGATGACCAGTCCGATGACGAGCACGCTTCCGCCGAACAGCCCCCCGATCGGGCCGAGACCCAATCCGATGATGCCGACCGCGATACCGAGGACGATCGCCAGTACGATCCCACCGATCGACCCCGCGAGCAGGCCGTGCCACGCGCCGTTACCGATGCCGCCGCCGGCGACGTAGCCCGCGGCGACCCCGGAGAAGATGCCCGCGGCGAGCGGACCGATGCCGATCGGTGCGCCGATGATGCCGAGAATCACATGCACGAGAAAGCCGATTCCCACGGCTCGCCAGTTCGTCATACCCACCATACTCGGTCGAACAGTAAATCCGTGTCGACAGGTGCTCGCTTCCCGGAGAGCGACGGACGCGCTTTTACGTGCGTACACAGTACGGACCGCATGATTTTCGAAGACCTCCCGACGACGCCCACCGCCGAGGAACTCATCGACCGGGCGTTCTCGCGGGCGGCGCGAGCGGGGCGGGCGAAATCCGGCATCGAGGGCCAGCGCTCGATGCTCCAGACGGCGGCGAACGTCCTGTCGGACAACCTCGAGAACGTCGTGACGAGCTGGCCCGATTTCAGCACCGTCGACCCCTTCTACTACGAACTCGCCGACGCCATCGTCGAGGTCGACGAAGTGCGCAAGAGCCTCTCGGAGGTGGGCTGGGCGAGCAAGAAGACCGACGAAATCAAAAGCGAGTATCAGAGCCGACTACGTGGCGATATCGAAACGGCCCGCAAACTCAGAAAGCAGGCGTTCGCTCGGCTCGCGGACGTCGTCGAGGAAGTCGCGGAGGATCTCGACCGGCTCAACGCGGCGCGTGACGAACTCAGAGTGCTCCCCGACATCCGCCCGGACGAGCCGACGATCGTCGTCGCGGGCTTTCCGAACGTGGGCAAATCGACCTTCGTCAACCACGTGACGAACGCGCGCCACGAGATCGCCTCCTACCCGTTCACCACGACGCGAGTTGGTGTGGGCCACCTCACGCGCGAGCACATCCGCTATCAGCTCGTGGACACGCCGGGATTGCTCGACCGGGATGGCACGCAAAACGCAATCGAGTTGCAAGCCGAGAGCGCCCTCACCCACGCCGCCGACTGCGTGCTCGTTTTCGTCGACGCGAGCGAGGCCTGTGGCTACCCGCTCGACCAGCAACTCGCTTTGCGTGATAGCGTCCACGAACGCTTCGACGTGCCCGTCCTGACCGTCTGTACGAAGGCCGACCGCTCGCGCGACATCGAGGCCGACCACTACCTGAGTGTCGAGGACGAGGAGGGCATCGAGGAACTGGTCGGGCGGGCGGTCGATGCGGTCGGCTACGAACCCGAGTTGCCATAGACCGCGACGCTTTCACCGCCCGCGCTCGAACCGATCCCATGCACTTCGACCAGCGTACCCAGCGCGCGCTTTCCGAGGCGGGGCTCTCGACCGACGAGATAGCGGCGATCTCGGATACCGTGGTCGAGGCGACCGAACGCGACGCCGACCGGCTGGAGGGGTTTTTCAGCGATCTCGACACGGCCTACTCGGACATGGACCAAGCCCACAGCGCGAGTGAGTTCCCCGAGCACGCTATCGAATACCTCGACCTGTTCACCCACGCCGACGACATCCGGGGGTATCTCCGCTTCGACACGTGGGGCGCACCAGTCGAAGGCGGGCGCGTGCTCTCCGATGAGGTGGTCGAACTTTCCCTCGGTTCCACGGTCGATGGACGAGTGCGCTTCGCCGCCGACCGCGAGGCGCTGCGGTGAGCGATTTCCCGAACGGATCGAATCGCCAGTGGGTCACCGTCGACGAGGAGGTCCCGAAGTGGGGTCTCGTCAGCCGCCCGCTGACGACGCGCGCCTCGCGCGAGCTCGTCGTCGACGCGGGTGGTGACGACGACAACCCCGGCACCGAGGGCGAGCCGCTGGCGACGATTCAGGAGGCGTTCAACCGACTTCCCATTTTCATCCAGCACGACACGACGATTCGCGTGCGGCCGGGGACCTACACCGACGAAGACCCGGCGGTTCACACCGGGCCGATAGTGCAGAAGGCCCAGTGCACGCTCGAACTCGTCGGCGACACCGATGAGCCCGAACGGGTCGACGTGCGTTCGGGCATCAACTCGACCTACCAGGGCAAACAATCGCACTACACAATTAGAGGACTGGCCTTCGAGGGGCTGTCGCAGTTCGCCGGGCCGGTCGACCTTCGAAATTGTGTCTTCCGCGGCAACGGCGACGCGGCCATCAGCGGGAAGAACGGCCACGTGTTCGCCAAGCACTGCCGAATCGGCTCCGAGAGCGACAAATATGCCATCTGGAGCACGCTGATGGAAAACTATGGGTTGGTCGACTGCCAGCTCGCCGCGAACGAGGTCGCCATCAAGGCGAACGGTCCCGGCACACACCGCCTCTCGGCGAGCTGCACGGTCAATGCACCCATCGCCTTCGATGCCGATTCGGGATCGCTCGTCACCCACGGCGAGGACATCTACGTCGGCGGAAAACGCTACACGCCGGACTGACTTTCGTCCACTCCCTCGCTACTCGCGGCGGTCGGCGTCACCGGTGCCGCCGGTGAGCGCGCTTGCGAGCGCACCCTGGACCACCACGTCGTCACCGAAGTCGGTCAGCCGGACCTCGGGCACGTTCGTCATCACCAGTTCGTCGAGGCGCTCGCGTATCGGCTCGACGACGAGTTTTTGATTATTGAGCGCGACCGCGCCACCCACCGAAACGACTAGCGGCGCGTAGGCGTGGACGAGGTTCGCCACGCCGAGCGCGTTCCAACCCGCGAGGCGCTCGACGACGTGGTCGGCGAACCCATCTTCCTCGGCGTGAGCGAACACGTCGGCGGCGACGAACTCGTCGTCTTCGATGGGCATGGCGGTGTCCGGCCGGTCGGCCTCCGCCCAGAGCAGGCGGGCGTAGTCGGGGATGTTCGCGCCCGAGCAGTAGCCCTCCCAGTGGCCGTCGTGGCCGCAGCCACAGGTCATCTTTCCCGCGGGGTCGATGGTCATATGCCCTACTTCGCCCGCGTTGCCGTCCCATCCCCCCAGGATGGAGCCGTCGACGGCGATGCCCGCGCCGATGCCCGACGAGATGGTGAGGTAGGCCATGTCGTCGGGGTTGCGTGCGGCGTGATAGCGCTCGCCGATGACGCCGGCGGCGACGTCCTTGTGCAGATGGATGTCGCTCGTTTCGAGCAGTTTCGAGACCGGACCCCGCAGCGGCACCTCGCCGACGGGGATGTTCGTCGGTTCGACCAGCCCCTCGGTGAGGTCGAGGCGTCCGGCGGCGGCGATGGCGGCCGCAGTCGTACGAGAGGGTTCGACGCCGGCCGCCGCCGACGCCTCCCGCAGACAGTCGAGGATCGCCTCGGTGACGGCCAGTCCATTGGGACCGCGCGGGGCCGCCTGTTTGTGACTGCCCAGTATGTTGCCGTCGGCGTCGGCGACGACCGCCCGGGCGTTCGTCCCCCCGAGATCGACGCCGGCGTAGGTCGCCATACCCACGCGACGAACGGCGATGGCTTAGTCGCCCTGATTTCCTCGTCGGGGCGGCGATGCTAAACCGCTCGGGCGCGAAGCGGGGGACATGATAGCGCCGGACCTCTCGGGGCGCGTGGCGGTCGTGACGGGCAGCGCGAAGGGCGTCGGCCGCGAACTCCTCCTCTCGTTGGCCGACTGCGGCGCAGCGGTCGCGGTCCACTACCACACGAGCGCCGACGACGCTCAATCGGTCGCCGACCGAGCCAGCGAGTACGGCGTCGAGACGACGACCGTGCAGGGCGACGTGACCGATCCCGTCGCGGTCGACGAACTGTTCGACGAGGTCGAAGACGAACTCGGGACGGTCGACGTTCTCGTGAACAACGTCGGTGCGTTCGCGCCCAGCCACTGGGAGGAGATCTCGTTCGGGACGTGGAATCGCGTGCTCGAAACCAATCTTAACGGGACCTACCTCTGTTCGAAGCGCGTCCTGCCGGGCATGCGCGAGCGCGAGTGGGGCCGCATCGTCAATATTGGGTATGCGAGCGCCGACCGCCTTCTCGTCAGCCCCAAAAACTTCCCCTATTTCGTCGCCAAAGCCGGAGTGATAATGTTCACGCGGATGCTCGCGGCCGACACCCAAGAGGACAGCATCACGGTGAACGCGATCTCGCCCTACGTCGTCGAGAACTCAGAGGTCTTTCCCGACGACCTCCCGCGCGGGCGACCGGCGAAGTTCGACGACATGGCGCAGGCGCTGCGATTCTTTCTGGAGGAGCACAGCGACTACCTGAGCGGCCAGAACGTCGCGGTCGACGGCGGCTGGCGACCCGAACGGGTCTGACTACTGGTCGCTTTCCTCGTCGAAGCGCGTGCTCGCGCGGTCGTCGGCTCGGCGGCGCATGCCGATCCAGAGGCCGATGGCAAAGGTCGCGATCGCGGCGACGACGACCACGACCGGTTCCGCGTGACTGAATCCCAGATGGAGGAATGTGTCCATGTCGCGCACGTCGACACAGTGCGCAAAAAGCCGTCCGGTCGGCCGCCGGCTGCGGTGCGGTCGCGGGACGGTTGCGGTGCCGTCCCTGGCGGATGAAGGGCGAGGCACGCGAGCGCAGCGAGCAGCGAACGAAGTGAGCGCGTGCCGGGGCTTCGGCGGTGCGGGGTGGTATGTCCGCGCGAACGCAGTAAGCGCGGTTCACCGTGAACGAGGTCGAAGGCCGAGTGAGTGGGAGTTTTTCATGAACGTTTTTGCAAGGGGTTGAGCGCGAGCGACCGCAGGGAACGAGCGCGAACCCCCGCAGTAAAAAGGTTCAGTGGAAGGACACGCCGAGATCGGCGAGGGCGTCGTTGTTCGCGGCGACGTTGATGAGCAGCGGCGTCAGACTCTCGACCGCGGGGGCAGCCGCGAGCGGGCCGGCGTCGAGCGCGCGCATCCCGTCGATGCCGTCGGCGAGGCTCCCGACCGTTGCTTTCGCGTCGGTGTCGTCGCCGACGACGAGTACGTCCCAGTCTAGGGAGGCGTCGAGGTCGGCGAGGCGGCCGGCCGCGAGGTTGTGGAACGCGCCAACCACGGGGACCCCGTCGGGGGCAGCGGCGGCGGCGAGCGCGCTCACGCTGCCCGCACTCGGTGGGTTGTAGTGCATCGTGCCGTCCTCGCGGCGCATGCCGACCGCCGGCGTCACCACGATCGTGTCGTCGAGACCGTCCTCGATGGCGTCGATGGTGTCCGCGAGGTGGTAGGCTGGCACGCAGAGAACGGCGACGTCGGCGCGGTCCGTGGCCATCGCGTTGTCGAATCCTTTTATTTCGCCCTCGACGTCTCGACCGTCGAGTTCGCGTTCGTACTCGGTCGCGCGCTCGCGGGCCTTCTCGGGGTCGCGCGACCCGACGAGGACCTCGTGGTCGGTGTCGCGCGTCAGTCGGAGGGCGAGTCCCGCACCGAGGTCGCCCGTGCCGCCACAGAGTGCGATGCGCATACCCAACGGTCGCCCGAACGCCGAATAAACGTTCGTGTCTCCGTCACGCGGACAGCAGTTCGGGGAGGTCGTCGATGGTTTCGAGCACCGCATCCGCCCCAGCGCGCTCGAACTTCTTCCTCCCCTCCTCCCCGGTGAGTCCGCCGGTGAGAACGCCCACACCGCGATACTCGCGCTCCGGGTCCGTCTCACTGGCGTTGCGCGCCGTCTCGATATCGTCGAGCGTGTCGCCGACGAAGACCAGACTCGATGCGTCGAGACGGTCGGCGAGCGCCACGAGCGCCGCCGGGTCGGGCTTCCCAGGATGGGGGCTGTCCATCGTGAAGCGGTGCTCGTCGGGAACGTCGAGACCGACCCGCGAGAGGGCGATATCGGCCTCTGCCGCCGGTCGCCCGGTCACGACACCCACGCGGAAATTTCCGGTCAAGAAGCCGAGCGTCGTCGGGTCGGCGAGCACCCGCTCGTCGTCGATGAAACCGGAACCGGCGATGGCCGGGTCCGCCTCCTCGCCTTCGAGGTCTTCGTACAGGTCGGCCCCGAGATAGAGTTGCTGGAAGACCTCGCGAAGTCGCTCGCGGTCCCACGCCGCGAACGCCCGCTCGCACTCGTCGGGCGCGAGCGCGTTTCGCACCACCGCCTCGGCCCCGGTGAGGCCGCCGTCGGCCGCCGCGACGTCGTCGGTGAACTCCTCGATGGAGAGTTCGAGTCCCTCACGCCGAGCGAGCAGGTACAGCGCCGCCGCGTGCGTGAGTTCCCAGTCGTCGTTGAACCCGCCGGCCTCCTTGAACGACTGGACGTCACCTCGATCCAGGGACTCGCCGTGAACCACCTCGATGGTTTCGACGATGGCCCGCCGGTAGGAGTCGGCCACGTCCACGAGCACGCCGTCGACGTCGAGGGCGACCACGTCGGGGTTCACCCGCGCTCACCGTCCGGTTCCGGCCCCCGGCTCGTGGCGCGAAAGAGCGTCTCACCGGCCGGCAGCGTCTCGGTGTCGGTCGGCACGGCCGGAAATTCGCCGCCGAGGGTCGTGAAGAACAGTTCAGTTCCGACCGTCCGGGCGACTGCTCGTGTCGGCCGGTGGAGTTCCCGCGGGAGGTTCAGCGCGTAGAGCGCGTCGGCGTCGGCGTAGACGTCGATCGCGGGGTCGGTGACGTCGTCGCGGACGAACGCGACACCGCCGGGCACAGTACAGGAACGGATGTCGGTCGCCGTCACCGACGTGTCGTCGGCGAGGCGGGCGGCGACGTCGGTCCGTGCGCCGATGCCGACCTCGACGAGACCGTCGAACCGGGCGAGGCGGGCGGCGAGCGCGTCGCCGAACGTGGCGCTCGCGGGCCGATTTCGGGGGTTCACGTCGGGACGTTTATGATTGGGGCGTCCTAACCCCTTCGCATGCACGTCGACATCGTGCCGGTCGGTGACGTCCCCGCTCCGATCAAGCGGGCAGCGTCGGCCGGACTGCGCTCGGTCTACGGCTGTGACGTCATGCTTCACGATGCCCGTACGCTTCCCGAGGACGCCTACGACGAGAGCCGCGGCCAGTACCGCGCCGAGGCGTTCATCGAACTCGCTGGGCGGGTCGGGAGTGCCGAGAAGAACATCGCCCTCACCACCGAGGACCTCTTCTATCGCCGGCGCAACTACGTTTTCGGACTCGCCTACCTCTCGGGCAACGGCAGCGTGGTCTCGACGTATCGCCTCCAGACCGCCGCCGACGGCGGCCGGCTGAACCGCTCGGAAGACGAAGTGTTCGCCGGGCGTGTCCGCAAGGAAGTCGTCCACGAGATCGGCCACACCCTCGGTCTCGAACACTGCGACGACGAGCGCTGTGTGATGAACTTCTCGCCGACCGTGCGCGAAGTCGACGTCAAAAACCAGCAGCTCTGTGCCGACTGCTCGACGCTCGTGTAGGCTACCGGCGTGGGTCTCGCCGCCATCGTCGCGTTTCGACGACCGCACCGATCCCACAGAGCACTCCGCCCGCGAGCAACCCCACCCAAACGACCCAGCCCGGAATCGAGTACCGCAGCAGTGTCAGCCCGTAGGCGAGCGCGTCCCGAATGAACCCCGTCTCGTCGGTGCCCATGTCGAAACCCGCCGCGCCGGCGGTCGGCCGGTCCTCGCTTCCCTCGCCCGACCCGCTTTGGGGGATGCGGTCGGCGTCGTAGGGGAGTCGCCCCGTCTCGACCGCCCAGACCGCCTCTCCCGACCCGTCGAGTTCCACGATGCGGTCGTTGTATGAGTCGACGACGAGCGTGTTTCCATCCCCCAGACGGTCGGCGTCGCGCGGCCAGTCGAGGCGGGCGCTCCCGCCGGCCGTCCACACCGGTTTTCCACCGTCGAACTCCACGATGCGGTCGTTTTCGGAATCGGCGACGAGGAGATGGCCGTCGGCGAGGCGGTCGGGGTTGTGCTGGGCGAAGAGCGGTCCCGCGCTTCCGTTCGGCGTGAAGCGGTTCGGGCCGACGAGCGGTTCGACTGTCGT
This region of Halococcus sediminicola genomic DNA includes:
- a CDS encoding archaemetzincin family Zn-dependent metalloprotease produces the protein MHVDIVPVGDVPAPIKRAASAGLRSVYGCDVMLHDARTLPEDAYDESRGQYRAEAFIELAGRVGSAEKNIALTTEDLFYRRRNYVFGLAYLSGNGSVVSTYRLQTAADGGRLNRSEDEVFAGRVRKEVVHEIGHTLGLEHCDDERCVMNFSPTVREVDVKNQQLCADCSTLV
- the pdxT gene encoding pyridoxal 5'-phosphate synthase glutaminase subunit PdxT, with the translated sequence MSLTAGVVAVQGDFREHAAAIERAARAHGERADPVEIRSSGTIPDCDLLLLPGGESTAISNHLQREGLADEIVAHVAEGKPLLATCAGLIVACADAGDERVEHLNLIDAVVERNAFGRQRDSFETELGVTGLDEPFPAVFIRAPRIGETGDCEVLASFDGHPVAVRDGPVIGTAFHPELTDDARIHGLAFFESPDG
- a CDS encoding DUF5518 domain-containing protein, which encodes MTNWRAVGIGFLVHVILGIIGAPIGIGPLAAGIFSGVAAGYVAGGGIGNGAWHGLLAGSIGGIVLAIVLGIAVGIIGLGLGPIGGLFGGSVLVIGLVIAIVSGLESALGGALGGLL
- a CDS encoding SDR family NAD(P)-dependent oxidoreductase, with protein sequence MIAPDLSGRVAVVTGSAKGVGRELLLSLADCGAAVAVHYHTSADDAQSVADRASEYGVETTTVQGDVTDPVAVDELFDEVEDELGTVDVLVNNVGAFAPSHWEEISFGTWNRVLETNLNGTYLCSKRVLPGMREREWGRIVNIGYASADRLLVSPKNFPYFVAKAGVIMFTRMLAADTQEDSITVNAISPYVVENSEVFPDDLPRGRPAKFDDMAQALRFFLEEHSDYLSGQNVAVDGGWRPERV
- a CDS encoding DUF7532 family protein, with translation MHFDQRTQRALSEAGLSTDEIAAISDTVVEATERDADRLEGFFSDLDTAYSDMDQAHSASEFPEHAIEYLDLFTHADDIRGYLRFDTWGAPVEGGRVLSDEVVELSLGSTVDGRVRFAADREALR
- a CDS encoding TIGR01548 family HAD-type hydrolase → MNPDVVALDVDGVLVDVADSYRRAIVETIEVVHGESLDRGDVQSFKEAGGFNDDWELTHAAALYLLARREGLELSIEEFTDDVAAADGGLTGAEAVVRNALAPDECERAFAAWDRERLREVFQQLYLGADLYEDLEGEEADPAIAGSGFIDDERVLADPTTLGFLTGNFRVGVVTGRPAAEADIALSRVGLDVPDEHRFTMDSPHPGKPDPAALVALADRLDASSLVFVGDTLDDIETARNASETDPEREYRGVGVLTGGLTGEEGRKKFERAGADAVLETIDDLPELLSA
- the hisE gene encoding phosphoribosyl-ATP diphosphatase; this translates as MSDRAQGSSASVLDDLAAVIDQRREDLPDGSYTASLFTHEKGVNRVLEKIGEESTEVVLAAKDDDHEALVAESADLVYHLLVLLSMQGVSLDELRAELRERR
- a CDS encoding preprotein translocase subunit Sec61beta, yielding MSSGENSGGLMSSAGLVRYFDAEDQNAIRIDPKTVVAFGVAFGILIMVLRIGL
- a CDS encoding ROK family protein, producing the protein MATYAGVDLGGTNARAVVADADGNILGSHKQAAPRGPNGLAVTEAILDCLREASAAAGVEPSRTTAAAIAAAGRLDLTEGLVEPTNIPVGEVPLRGPVSKLLETSDIHLHKDVAAGVIGERYHAARNPDDMAYLTISSGIGAGIAVDGSILGGWDGNAGEVGHMTIDPAGKMTCGCGHDGHWEGYCSGANIPDYARLLWAEADRPDTAMPIEDDEFVAADVFAHAEEDGFADHVVERLAGWNALGVANLVHAYAPLVVSVGGAVALNNQKLVVEPIRERLDELVMTNVPEVRLTDFGDDVVVQGALASALTGGTGDADRRE
- a CDS encoding UPF0146 family protein, with protein sequence MNPRNRPASATFGDALAARLARFDGLVEVGIGARTDVAARLADDTSVTATDIRSCTVPGGVAFVRDDVTDPAIDVYADADALYALNLPRELHRPTRAVARTVGTELFFTTLGGEFPAVPTDTETLPAGETLFRATSRGPEPDGERG
- the npdG gene encoding NADPH-dependent F420 reductase; this translates as MRIALCGGTGDLGAGLALRLTRDTDHEVLVGSRDPEKARERATEYERELDGRDVEGEIKGFDNAMATDRADVAVLCVPAYHLADTIDAIEDGLDDTIVVTPAVGMRREDGTMHYNPPSAGSVSALAAAAAPDGVPVVGAFHNLAAGRLADLDASLDWDVLVVGDDTDAKATVGSLADGIDGMRALDAGPLAAAPAVESLTPLLINVAANNDALADLGVSFH
- the trxA gene encoding thioredoxin codes for the protein MSVRLKDFYADWCGPCKTQDPILEEIEADMDGGVEFEKIDVDEEQEIANEYQVRSIPTLVVENDDGVVERFIGVTQREDIESALEKAGA
- a CDS encoding bifunctional nuclease family protein, which gives rise to MNAHIDAVRIAGTPSGPVPVVLLSVDGETDYLPIFIGFDEASAIARGMDAVDIGRPLTHDLLLDVVEELGGRVDSVVVDAIEEGEGGGTYTADLHVETPRGKRVIDARPSDSLALAARTNAPIDVDPGVFEEGRRERETFEELDDIREVADL
- a CDS encoding NOG1 family protein, translating into MIFEDLPTTPTAEELIDRAFSRAARAGRAKSGIEGQRSMLQTAANVLSDNLENVVTSWPDFSTVDPFYYELADAIVEVDEVRKSLSEVGWASKKTDEIKSEYQSRLRGDIETARKLRKQAFARLADVVEEVAEDLDRLNAARDELRVLPDIRPDEPTIVVAGFPNVGKSTFVNHVTNARHEIASYPFTTTRVGVGHLTREHIRYQLVDTPGLLDRDGTQNAIELQAESALTHAADCVLVFVDASEACGYPLDQQLALRDSVHERFDVPVLTVCTKADRSRDIEADHYLSVEDEEGIEELVGRAVDAVGYEPELP